From a single Solenopsis invicta isolate M01_SB chromosome 6, UNIL_Sinv_3.0, whole genome shotgun sequence genomic region:
- the LOC120358125 gene encoding uncharacterized protein LOC120358125: protein MPFLIHWIFSTYFYKMSYEKKKYAVVKFLCDSSYSEIPTTWLFQEKNIQYCWWPPRTANSATLILNCESPDFSSWKHYEVNIIKHCTTIESARKCAADSNYETTDEERLGRGKRQPVLNSRFANSDSEDEDFRQPRKFITKKQINKNCAFNKSNIGQAPPPAPSNLDFMVQIAEEKDTVMEDEENERPNIFDAPIIIDNTPMENVEDVFNVNVDIQQMLRMQAASNVTQRQILQRLVKIENALKNRALSPNKIKDDLIKPYLPLTTVAVIKEFDALLKASDDAVIQFKEFLSKTGGNNARDNILRILKKTFTNQCSMGCSWKGLRQNFQVSNLHLIQIIKKEVIARYTTFTEAEFENVVAEWLRFAKQRNDRERAKENIEVENN, encoded by the exons tTTCTGATACATTGgatattttctacatatttttacaaaatgagctatgaaaagaaaaagtatgcggtggttaaatttttatgtgattCTTCGTATTCCGAAATTCCAACGACATGGTTGTTTCAAGAAAAGAATATTCAATATTGTTGGTGGCCACCTCGAACGGCAAACAGTGCAACATTAATACTGAACTGCGAAAGTCCTGATTTTTCTTCATGGAAACATTACGAAGTGAACATCATAAAACATTGCA CAACTATTGAGTCAGCTCGTAAATGTGCAGCAGATTCTAATTACGAAACAACCGATGAAGAACGACTGGGCCGAGGAAAGCGGCAACCAGTATTAAACAGTCGTTTTGCGAACAGCGACAGTGAAGACGAGGATTTCCGTCAACCTcgaaaatttattacaa aaaaacaaataaataaaaactgcgCATTTAACAAGAGCAATATTGGCCAGGCACCACCGCCAGCTCCTTCAAACTTGGATTTTATGGTTCAAATTGCAGAAGAAAAAGACACAGTGATGGAAGACGAGGAGAATGAACGTCCTAATATTTTTGATGCACCAATAATAATAG ATAACACTCCCATGGAAAACGTAGAAGACGTATTTAATGTAAATg TTGACATACAACAAATGTTGCGTATGCAAGCAGCATCGAATGTTACTCAAAGACAGATACTACAACgattagtaaaaatagaaaacgcGTTGAAAAACCGCGCATTAAGTCCTAATAAAATTAAGGACGATCTTATAAAACCATATTTACCGTTAACAACAGTTGCAGTCATTAAGGAATTTGATGCGTTACTGAAAGCATCAGATGATGCTGTGATACAGTTT aaaGAGTTTTTATCAAAAACGGGTGGTAATAACGCCAGAGATAACATTCTTCGtattcttaaaaaaacatttacaaatcAATGCTCCATGGGATGTTCCTGGAAAGGACTGCgacaaaattttcaagtttcaaACTTACATctcatacaaattataaaaa AAGAGGTAATAGCACGTTACACGACGTTCACTGAAGCAGAATTTGAAAACGTTGTTGCAGAGTGGCTACGCTTTGCGAAACAACGAAATGATAGAGAACGAGCAAAGGAAAATATTGAGGTcgaaaataattag